Proteins from one Halovivax limisalsi genomic window:
- a CDS encoding DUF7525 family protein gives MDEHTESTDRGVGLTLLFGALAVLSAGVMAVGAPAETAAWGFAAAVAFGCLSVVAAHRYWA, from the coding sequence ATGGACGAGCATACGGAATCGACGGACCGGGGCGTTGGACTGACGCTACTTTTCGGGGCGCTCGCGGTGCTTTCGGCCGGCGTCATGGCCGTGGGGGCGCCGGCCGAAACCGCCGCGTGGGGCTTCGCGGCGGCGGTCGCGTTCGGTTGTCTCTCGGTTGTCGCCGCCCACCGTTACTGGGCGTGA
- a CDS encoding HpcH/HpaI aldolase/citrate lyase family protein, whose product MVRRSVMFTPGDQSALLRKAPSAGADVIVFDLEDAVSPAEKPEARRTVRTVLTADDFDPACEVCVRINAEADRASADLDAIADDEAARRLDAIVLPKVESAADVRDVADALEARGRSLPILALIETARGVLDADAIAAETATDALLFGAEDFAADVGATRTSEGTEVLYARERVVAAAANDCDAIDTVYTDFGDEAGLREETAFAIELGYDGKLAIHPAQVGPINDAFTPDPDELAWAEDVLEAKAEADAEGRGVFEVDGEMIDAPLVAQAERIVRRAEAASDDSQVR is encoded by the coding sequence ATGGTACGACGCAGCGTCATGTTCACGCCCGGCGATCAGTCGGCGTTGCTGCGAAAGGCACCGTCGGCCGGCGCCGACGTCATCGTCTTCGATCTCGAAGACGCCGTCTCGCCGGCCGAGAAACCGGAGGCTCGGCGCACGGTACGAACCGTACTGACGGCCGATGATTTCGATCCGGCGTGTGAAGTGTGCGTCCGGATCAACGCCGAGGCCGACCGCGCCAGCGCCGACCTCGACGCCATCGCCGACGACGAGGCCGCGCGGCGCCTCGACGCCATCGTGCTCCCGAAGGTCGAGTCCGCGGCCGACGTTCGCGACGTCGCGGACGCGCTCGAGGCCCGGGGGCGATCGCTCCCGATCCTGGCGCTGATCGAGACGGCCCGGGGCGTACTCGACGCGGACGCGATCGCGGCGGAGACGGCCACCGACGCGTTGCTCTTCGGGGCGGAGGATTTCGCGGCCGACGTCGGCGCCACACGAACGAGCGAGGGAACCGAGGTTCTCTACGCCCGCGAGCGAGTCGTCGCCGCCGCGGCCAACGACTGCGACGCGATCGACACCGTCTACACCGACTTCGGCGACGAGGCCGGACTGCGCGAGGAGACCGCGTTCGCGATCGAACTGGGCTACGACGGCAAACTCGCGATCCACCCGGCCCAGGTCGGGCCGATCAACGACGCGTTCACGCCCGACCCGGACGAGCTCGCCTGGGCCGAAGACGTCCTCGAGGCCAAAGCCGAGGCCGACGCCGAGGGACGCGGCGTCTTCGAAGTCGACGGCGAAATGATCGACGCGCCGCTGGTCGCTCAAGCCGAACGGATCGTTCGACGCGCCGAGGCGGCGTCTGACGACAGTCAGGTCCGATGA
- a CDS encoding RIO1 family regulatory kinase/ATPase, with product MDIRQLARGTVPWDRLERVATILARRYDRDAVRVEFLAADNWLSIPCIVDDEWFVKIVTKQHTRVHALLTAGRNAGALSSGSGGFFTRFETPLAMVEHEYEATQRMREIGCNAPEPIEAFEANGLGVLVLEYLPAFESVDDLDATRVRALAPELFATLATMHDNGLAHGDLRAENLLVADGDLYFIDATKVLPDRQAAARAYDLACALAILEPRVGVRSAVAAASEQYAAEDLLDARDFLDFVRLRPDHRFDSTRLRSELEKWAALSEG from the coding sequence ATGGACATTCGCCAGCTCGCCCGCGGGACCGTCCCCTGGGATCGCCTCGAGCGAGTGGCGACGATCCTCGCCCGACGGTACGATCGCGACGCCGTCCGCGTCGAGTTCCTGGCGGCCGACAACTGGCTCTCGATTCCGTGCATCGTCGACGACGAGTGGTTCGTCAAGATCGTCACGAAACAGCACACCCGCGTCCACGCGCTGTTGACGGCGGGGCGCAACGCCGGCGCGCTCTCGTCGGGGTCGGGGGGCTTTTTCACCAGATTCGAGACGCCGCTCGCGATGGTCGAGCACGAGTACGAGGCGACCCAGCGGATGCGCGAGATCGGCTGTAACGCCCCGGAGCCGATCGAGGCGTTCGAGGCCAACGGCCTCGGCGTCCTCGTCCTCGAGTACCTGCCCGCGTTCGAGTCGGTCGACGACCTCGACGCGACCCGGGTCCGGGCGCTCGCCCCCGAGCTGTTCGCGACGCTCGCGACGATGCACGACAACGGGCTGGCCCACGGCGACCTCCGCGCCGAGAACCTGCTCGTCGCCGACGGCGACCTCTACTTCATCGACGCCACGAAGGTGCTGCCGGACCGGCAGGCGGCCGCGCGGGCGTACGATCTGGCCTGCGCGCTCGCCATCCTCGAACCGCGCGTTGGCGTGCGATCGGCCGTCGCCGCGGCGAGCGAGCAGTACGCCGCCGAAGACCTGCTCGACGCCAGGGACTTCCTGGATTTCGTCAGACTCCGGCCGGATCACCGCTTCGACTCCACCCGCCTTCGAAGCGAGCTGGAGAAGTGGGCCGCGCTCTCGGAGGGGTAG
- a CDS encoding aldehyde dehydrogenase family protein, whose product MTPDSDAGTFGHYVDGEWTDGTGTKSFESTNPATGEALATVRRGTEDDVDAALAAADDAFEEWRELSYIDRAEYLWDIYHELRDRTDELAEIVTKECGKEISEGRADVVEAYHMVEWAAGNARHPHGDVVPSEVGSKDAYMRRKPRGVIGCITPWNFPVAIPFWHMAIALVEGNTVVWKPAEQTPWCGQIIAEMMDDAGIPDGVFNMVQGFGDAGAAITDDGRVDTVLFTGSAEVGHEIAGKVGGEPGKLAACEMGGKNGIVITEEADLDIAVHSAIMSSFKTTGQRCVSSERLIVHEDVYDEFKERYVETAEAVAVGDPLDENTFMGPAIEPAHVEKIRRHNELARKEGAEVLVDRFELDGDEIPAGHEDGNWVGPFVYEIDYDTDLRCIKEECFGPHVALMEYSGDIERAVEIHNDTPYGLAGAIISEDYRQINYFRDRADLGLAYANLPCIGAEVQLPFGGVKKSGNGYPSAREAIEAVTERTAWTMNNSKEIEMAQGLSADITTQDD is encoded by the coding sequence ATGACACCAGACAGCGACGCAGGAACGTTCGGTCACTACGTCGACGGCGAGTGGACCGACGGGACGGGGACCAAGAGCTTCGAGAGCACCAATCCGGCGACGGGCGAGGCGCTCGCGACCGTCCGGCGCGGCACGGAGGACGACGTCGACGCCGCGCTCGCGGCCGCGGACGACGCCTTCGAGGAGTGGCGCGAGCTCTCCTACATCGATCGCGCGGAGTACCTCTGGGACATCTACCACGAACTGCGCGACCGCACGGACGAACTGGCCGAGATCGTCACCAAAGAGTGCGGCAAGGAGATCTCCGAAGGGCGGGCGGACGTCGTCGAGGCCTATCACATGGTCGAGTGGGCCGCGGGCAACGCCCGCCACCCGCACGGCGACGTCGTCCCGAGCGAAGTCGGCTCGAAGGACGCCTACATGCGCCGCAAGCCCCGCGGCGTCATCGGCTGCATCACGCCCTGGAACTTCCCGGTCGCCATTCCGTTCTGGCACATGGCCATCGCGCTGGTCGAGGGCAACACCGTCGTCTGGAAGCCCGCCGAACAGACGCCCTGGTGCGGCCAGATCATCGCCGAGATGATGGACGACGCGGGTATCCCCGACGGCGTCTTCAACATGGTCCAGGGCTTCGGCGACGCCGGCGCCGCGATCACCGACGACGGTCGCGTCGACACCGTCCTCTTCACGGGCTCCGCCGAGGTCGGCCACGAGATCGCCGGCAAGGTCGGCGGCGAGCCCGGCAAACTCGCGGCCTGCGAGATGGGCGGCAAGAACGGGATCGTCATCACCGAGGAAGCGGACCTCGACATCGCCGTCCACTCGGCGATCATGTCGAGCTTCAAGACGACCGGTCAGCGCTGCGTCTCCTCCGAGCGCCTCATCGTCCACGAGGACGTCTACGACGAGTTCAAAGAGCGCTACGTCGAGACCGCCGAGGCCGTCGCCGTCGGCGACCCGCTCGACGAGAACACGTTCATGGGGCCGGCGATCGAGCCCGCCCACGTCGAGAAGATTCGGCGCCACAACGAACTCGCCCGGAAGGAGGGCGCGGAGGTACTCGTCGACCGCTTCGAACTCGACGGCGACGAGATCCCGGCCGGTCACGAGGACGGGAACTGGGTCGGCCCGTTCGTCTACGAGATCGACTACGACACGGACCTGCGCTGCATCAAGGAGGAGTGTTTCGGCCCCCACGTCGCGCTGATGGAGTACTCGGGTGACATCGAGCGCGCCGTCGAGATCCACAACGACACGCCCTACGGCCTGGCCGGCGCCATCATCTCCGAGGACTACCGCCAGATCAACTACTTCCGCGATCGCGCCGACCTCGGCCTGGCCTACGCCAACCTGCCCTGCATCGGCGCGGAGGTCCAGCTCCCCTTCGGCGGCGTCAAGAAGTCCGGCAACGGCTACCCGAGCGCCCGCGAGGCGATCGAAGCCGTCACCGAGCGCACCGCGTGGACGATGAACAACTCCAAAGAGATCGAGATGGCCCAGGGCCTCTCCGCCGACATCACCACCCAGGACGACTGA
- a CDS encoding acyl-CoA dehydrogenase family protein, which yields MDVTLPDEHRMIQQTVRDFCETELEPIAQEIEDEHRFPAEIFEQLADLDVMGVPITEEYGGLGGDTLMYAIVTEEIGRVSGSVGLSYAAHTSLATKPIELFGTDEQKERWLRPLATGEYLGGWALTEPGSGSDASDMDTTARKDGDEWIIDGTKQFITNASEAGSVLVKAVTDPDAGYDGISTFIVDPEEDDGFEVTTVWDKMGLNASPTCELSLDSVRVPEDRLLGEEGEGWTQTMKTLDGGRISIAALSTGLAQGAFEHAKEYATQREQFDRPISEFDAIRDKLVDMHRKTERARLLTHRAACLYDDGEPVTKDSALAKLDASEAAREVAEDAVQVLGGYGYTTDFAPQRFYRDAKLMEIGEGTSEIQHLVIGRELGL from the coding sequence ATGGACGTTACGCTCCCCGACGAGCACCGGATGATCCAGCAGACCGTCCGGGATTTCTGCGAAACCGAACTCGAGCCGATCGCCCAGGAGATCGAGGACGAACACCGCTTCCCGGCCGAAATATTCGAGCAGCTGGCCGACCTCGACGTGATGGGCGTCCCGATCACCGAGGAGTACGGCGGCCTCGGCGGCGACACCCTGATGTACGCAATCGTCACCGAGGAGATCGGCCGGGTGTCGGGGTCCGTCGGCCTCTCCTACGCCGCGCACACGTCGCTGGCGACGAAACCGATCGAGCTGTTCGGCACCGACGAACAGAAGGAGCGCTGGCTCCGCCCGCTGGCGACGGGCGAGTACCTCGGCGGGTGGGCGCTGACGGAACCCGGTAGCGGCTCGGACGCCTCCGACATGGACACGACCGCCCGGAAGGACGGCGACGAGTGGATCATCGACGGCACGAAGCAGTTCATCACGAACGCCTCCGAAGCCGGCTCGGTGCTCGTGAAAGCCGTCACCGACCCCGACGCCGGCTACGACGGGATCTCCACGTTCATCGTCGACCCGGAGGAAGACGACGGCTTCGAGGTGACGACCGTCTGGGACAAGATGGGGCTGAACGCTTCGCCGACCTGCGAACTCTCGCTCGATTCGGTTCGCGTTCCCGAGGACCGGCTCCTCGGCGAGGAGGGCGAGGGGTGGACACAGACGATGAAGACCCTGGACGGCGGTCGCATCTCGATCGCCGCGCTCTCGACCGGGCTCGCACAGGGCGCCTTCGAGCACGCGAAGGAGTACGCGACCCAGCGCGAACAGTTCGACCGGCCGATCAGCGAGTTCGACGCCATCCGCGACAAGCTCGTCGACATGCACCGCAAGACCGAGCGCGCCCGCCTGCTCACCCACAGGGCCGCCTGTCTGTACGACGACGGCGAGCCGGTCACCAAGGACTCCGCGCTCGCGAAGCTCGACGCGAGCGAGGCCGCTCGCGAGGTCGCAGAGGACGCCGTCCAGGTCCTGGGCGGCTACGGCTACACGACCGACTTCGCGCCCCAGCGCTTCTACCGCGACGCGAAACTCATGGAGATCGGCGAGGGGACGAGCGAGATTCAGCACCTCGTCATCGGGCGCGAACTCGGCCTGTAG
- a CDS encoding phosphate signaling complex PhoU family protein, whose product METRKVQRLGPSTLAITLPADWASAQNVEKGDEISIRTGTNGALSVLPESVQVDEPKAIVHCDALDADAVERAIVAQYVLGRRIIHVEHDDGTLDSDIINAVYRAETQLMGLGVVEETPESIAIRCSVDPEDFTLDNLLERLERTGRTMRGEAIKALAHGNPDLAQRALNRERQANKIFVLLLRLIFTAYGNPTLARSIGLDDGFPLIGYRSIAKNLELTADNAEDIADIVLANEGHTLSVENAVMREIRDLTEEVDDITTLAVEAAVEREYDLAIEARTSFEDISTHEREILENLPEMANDELLQVREVLVSLEQTAQYAVRNAEIAANLALNEPSEHTTIL is encoded by the coding sequence ATGGAAACGCGAAAAGTCCAGCGACTGGGACCCTCCACGCTGGCGATAACCCTCCCGGCCGACTGGGCGAGCGCGCAGAACGTCGAGAAGGGCGACGAGATATCGATCCGGACGGGGACCAACGGCGCGCTCTCGGTGCTCCCGGAGTCGGTCCAGGTGGACGAACCCAAGGCGATCGTCCACTGCGACGCGCTGGACGCCGACGCCGTGGAGCGAGCGATCGTGGCCCAGTACGTCCTCGGCCGTCGGATCATCCACGTCGAACACGACGACGGGACGCTCGATTCCGACATCATCAACGCCGTCTACCGGGCGGAGACCCAGTTGATGGGGCTGGGCGTCGTCGAGGAGACGCCCGAGAGCATCGCCATTCGCTGCTCCGTCGATCCCGAGGACTTCACCCTCGACAATCTGCTCGAACGCCTCGAACGGACCGGCCGGACGATGCGCGGCGAGGCGATCAAGGCGCTCGCACACGGCAATCCCGACCTGGCACAGCGAGCGCTCAACCGGGAGCGCCAGGCCAACAAGATCTTCGTCCTGCTGCTCCGGTTGATCTTCACCGCGTACGGCAACCCGACGCTGGCGCGCTCGATCGGACTCGACGACGGGTTCCCGTTGATCGGCTACCGGTCGATCGCGAAGAACCTCGAACTCACCGCCGACAACGCCGAGGACATCGCCGACATCGTCCTGGCGAACGAGGGCCACACCCTCTCGGTCGAGAACGCCGTCATGCGCGAAATCCGCGACCTGACCGAGGAGGTCGACGACATCACGACGCTCGCGGTCGAGGCGGCCGTCGAGCGCGAGTACGACCTGGCTATCGAAGCCCGCACCAGCTTCGAGGACATCTCCACGCACGAACGCGAGATCCTCGAGAACTTACCGGAGATGGCCAACGACGAACTCCTCCAGGTCCGCGAGGTCCTCGTCAGCCTGGAGCAAACGGCCCAGTACGCGGTCAGAAACGCCGAGATCGCCGCGAACCTGGCGCTCAACGAACCCTCCGAGCACACGACGATTCTGTGA
- a CDS encoding DUF7123 family protein, producing MSQYSDEDKRILSHLRESAARGEQYFRAKNIADAIGLSAKQVGARLPQLAEKSEDVDIEKWGRARSTTWRVTLS from the coding sequence ATGAGCCAGTACTCAGACGAGGACAAACGCATCCTCTCGCACCTCCGCGAGAGTGCGGCCCGGGGAGAACAGTACTTCCGGGCGAAGAACATCGCGGACGCGATCGGGCTCTCGGCCAAGCAGGTCGGCGCTCGACTCCCCCAACTGGCCGAGAAGTCCGAGGACGTCGACATCGAAAAGTGGGGCCGCGCGCGCTCGACGACGTGGCGCGTGACGCTCAGCTAG
- a CDS encoding carbon-nitrogen family hydrolase, with the protein MTADPTSDSASEATSGSPADAVRIALAQLEVEADAVESNRRRAIEAVGRAADRGADIVCLPELFTVGYFAFDAYESAAEPLEGETFGVLADAAARHEIAVLGGSIVEDLAATSAPTPAASGLANTSALFDATGERRLVYRKHHLFGYDSAESDLLVPGEAVDVCELAGFTVGVTTCYDLRFPELYRDLVDQGATLVLVPSAWPYPRVEHWRTLSRTRAIENQCYVATINGAGSFDDATLLGRSTVYDPWGTTLASTGDEPDLVLADLDPGRVDRVRETFPALADRRR; encoded by the coding sequence ATGACGGCCGATCCGACGTCCGACTCCGCTTCCGAAGCGACGTCTGGCTCTCCGGCGGACGCGGTCCGGATCGCCCTCGCGCAACTCGAGGTCGAGGCCGACGCCGTCGAATCGAATCGCCGGCGCGCGATCGAGGCCGTCGGGCGGGCGGCCGATCGCGGGGCCGACATCGTCTGCCTGCCGGAACTGTTCACGGTCGGCTACTTCGCGTTCGACGCCTACGAATCGGCGGCCGAGCCGCTCGAGGGTGAGACGTTCGGCGTGCTCGCCGACGCAGCCGCCCGTCACGAGATCGCCGTTCTCGGCGGCTCGATCGTCGAAGATCTAGCGGCGACGTCGGCGCCGACGCCGGCGGCCTCGGGGCTGGCGAACACGAGCGCGCTCTTCGACGCGACCGGCGAGCGCCGCCTGGTCTATCGCAAACACCACCTCTTCGGCTACGACTCCGCCGAATCCGACCTCCTCGTCCCGGGGGAGGCCGTCGACGTCTGCGAGCTCGCTGGATTCACCGTCGGCGTCACCACGTGTTACGACCTGCGATTTCCCGAACTGTACCGCGACCTCGTCGACCAGGGCGCGACGCTCGTCCTCGTTCCGAGCGCGTGGCCCTACCCCCGCGTCGAGCACTGGCGAACCCTCTCGCGCACCCGAGCGATCGAGAATCAGTGCTACGTCGCGACGATCAACGGCGCGGGCTCGTTCGACGACGCCACGCTGCTGGGCCGGTCGACCGTCTACGACCCCTGGGGGACGACGCTCGCCTCGACGGGCGACGAGCCGGACCTCGTGCTGGCCGACCTCGATCCCGGCCGCGTGGATCGCGTGCGCGAGACGTTCCCCGCACTCGCGGACCGGCGACGCTAA
- a CDS encoding Glu/Leu/Phe/Val family dehydrogenase, with protein sequence MSESTTPFENLRSQLETASSYVDVAPDVLDRLSHPERVLETNLTIERDDGTLERFPAFRSQFNGDRGPYKGGIRYHPDVTREEVVALSGWMTYKCALVDVPFGGGKGGIVVDPAALSTAELERLTRAYGTELRPLVGEDRDIPAPDVNTGPREMNWLKDTYETLEGTTAPGSFTGKALETGGSEGRVEATGRSTVIAAREAFEYLGRNLDDATVAVQGYGNAGWISAKLAAEAGATVVAVSDSRGAIVDRDGLDPIAVKEHKDETGSVVGFADAEPFADDALLTMDVDLLIPAALENAVDAELAADVQADVISEAANGPTTPAADEVLLENEVFYVPDILANAGGVVVSYYEWVQNRQRVSWSEERVNRELEETIVAAFDALVETLESIASDDPRTAAYVIAIDRVAAAAERNGTWP encoded by the coding sequence ATGAGCGAATCGACGACTCCGTTCGAGAACCTCCGGTCGCAACTCGAGACGGCGAGTTCGTACGTCGACGTCGCCCCCGACGTCCTCGATCGATTGTCCCATCCGGAGCGCGTCCTCGAGACAAACCTGACGATCGAACGCGACGACGGCACCCTCGAGCGATTTCCCGCGTTCCGCTCACAGTTTAACGGCGACCGCGGCCCGTACAAGGGCGGGATCCGGTACCACCCGGACGTCACGCGCGAGGAGGTCGTCGCGCTCTCGGGGTGGATGACCTACAAGTGCGCCCTCGTCGACGTTCCGTTCGGCGGCGGGAAAGGCGGCATCGTCGTCGATCCGGCGGCGCTCTCGACGGCCGAGCTGGAACGGCTAACGCGCGCGTACGGCACCGAACTCCGGCCGCTCGTCGGCGAGGACCGCGACATCCCCGCGCCGGACGTCAACACCGGTCCGCGGGAGATGAACTGGCTCAAAGACACCTACGAGACGCTCGAGGGGACCACCGCGCCGGGCTCGTTCACCGGCAAGGCGCTCGAGACCGGCGGGAGCGAGGGGCGCGTCGAGGCGACGGGGCGCTCGACCGTCATCGCCGCCCGCGAGGCGTTCGAGTACCTCGGGCGAAATCTCGACGACGCCACCGTCGCGGTCCAGGGCTACGGCAACGCCGGCTGGATCAGCGCGAAACTCGCCGCCGAGGCGGGCGCGACGGTCGTGGCCGTCTCCGATTCCCGCGGCGCGATCGTCGATCGCGACGGACTCGACCCGATCGCGGTGAAAGAACACAAAGACGAAACCGGGAGCGTGGTCGGCTTCGCGGACGCGGAACCCTTCGCGGACGACGCCCTCCTGACGATGGACGTTGACCTCCTGATCCCCGCGGCCCTCGAGAACGCCGTCGACGCCGAGCTCGCGGCCGACGTGCAGGCGGACGTGATCTCGGAGGCGGCGAACGGTCCGACGACGCCCGCGGCCGACGAGGTCCTCCTGGAGAACGAGGTCTTCTACGTCCCCGACATCCTCGCGAACGCCGGGGGCGTGGTCGTCTCCTACTACGAGTGGGTGCAGAACCGCCAGCGCGTCTCCTGGAGCGAAGAGCGGGTCAACCGAGAACTCGAAGAGACGATCGTCGCGGCGTTCGATGCGCTGGTCGAGACCCTGGAGTCGATCGCGTCCGACGATCCCCGCACCGCGGCCTACGTGATCGCCATCGACCGCGTGGCCGCGGCGGCCGAGCGCAACGGCACCTGGCCCTGA
- a CDS encoding DUF7544 domain-containing protein, translated as MYAIDDLSDAVDVTEELLTPVDARFWLKLVVVAFFVSGAGFGLPSIPTTDGTSVRVDPAVEDAFGEAGVEVPMESLLALLALVVAVGLAIWLVLTLIRAAMEFVLVDALVSGEVHIRAASRRYAGRALSLFAFILVASVLVFAPVALAGYRAYVDAGSIEALSLSSLAGLAAAGAISTLAYTVVIRLTTALVVPIMYAADVGVLAGWRRLAGLIRSDPAEYAVYLTIATIAGFVAAILVTTILAIAMVVVAVPFVLLGVVSLLLGPLALPAIVLLLFLFVVALVLCKGAIELPVVVYLRYYALFVLGDTDERYDLVPDRRRRVRAGDAWAGGQRWDRDGADEWDADSAAAAESDAGTESDATGEAGRRRGQSDGHGWDVGSAPATESAADESTDDAEHGDGSAGHGWDGSDRTQDRTADTTEEALGAEDDAGTEDDAEVEDDDRSGSDGWSYRDEDR; from the coding sequence ATGTACGCGATCGACGATCTGAGCGACGCGGTCGACGTCACCGAGGAGCTGTTGACGCCCGTCGACGCTCGGTTCTGGCTCAAACTCGTCGTCGTCGCGTTCTTCGTTTCCGGCGCCGGATTCGGCCTCCCGTCGATTCCGACGACCGACGGAACCTCGGTCAGGGTCGACCCCGCGGTCGAGGACGCGTTCGGGGAGGCCGGAGTCGAGGTGCCGATGGAATCGCTGCTCGCGCTGCTCGCACTCGTCGTGGCCGTTGGACTCGCCATCTGGCTGGTCCTGACGCTGATTCGCGCGGCGATGGAGTTCGTCCTCGTGGACGCGCTGGTCTCCGGGGAGGTCCACATCAGAGCGGCGTCGCGCCGCTACGCCGGTCGGGCCCTCTCGCTGTTCGCGTTCATCCTCGTCGCGAGCGTCCTCGTCTTCGCGCCGGTGGCCCTCGCCGGCTATCGAGCGTACGTCGACGCCGGATCGATCGAGGCCCTGTCGCTCTCGTCGCTCGCCGGCCTCGCCGCCGCCGGCGCGATCTCTACCCTCGCCTACACCGTCGTGATCCGGCTGACGACGGCGCTGGTCGTCCCCATCATGTACGCGGCAGACGTGGGCGTCCTCGCCGGCTGGCGACGGTTGGCGGGACTGATCCGTTCGGACCCGGCCGAGTACGCCGTCTACCTGACGATCGCGACGATCGCCGGCTTCGTCGCCGCGATCCTCGTCACGACGATCCTCGCGATCGCGATGGTCGTCGTGGCCGTCCCGTTCGTCCTGCTTGGCGTCGTTTCGCTCCTGCTCGGCCCGCTCGCGTTGCCGGCGATCGTCCTCCTCCTGTTCCTGTTCGTCGTCGCGCTGGTTCTTTGCAAGGGAGCGATCGAACTGCCGGTCGTCGTCTACCTGCGGTACTACGCGCTGTTCGTCCTGGGGGACACGGACGAGCGATACGATCTCGTTCCGGATCGTCGTCGACGCGTCCGCGCTGGCGACGCCTGGGCCGGCGGACAGCGGTGGGACCGCGATGGCGCCGACGAGTGGGACGCCGACTCGGCCGCGGCGGCCGAGTCGGACGCGGGGACGGAGTCGGACGCGACCGGCGAAGCCGGTCGTCGGCGGGGCCAGTCGGACGGTCACGGCTGGGACGTCGGATCGGCGCCGGCGACCGAGTCGGCCGCGGACGAGTCGACCGACGACGCCGAACATGGGGACGGGTCGGCGGGCCACGGCTGGGATGGGTCTGACCGGACCCAGGATCGAACTGCCGATACGACCGAGGAAGCCCTCGGAGCGGAGGACGATGCCGGGACCGAGGACGACGCCGAGGTCGAAGACGACGACCGTTCGGGTTCGGACGGCTGGTCGTACCGGGACGAGGATCGGTAA
- a CDS encoding SRPBCC family protein, which yields MTVRVERTMQFDAPPEAVWAFIADPANRARAISVVENFSVDSADDRRCTWQVRLPIPFLNRTTTVETRDLARDPPRFVEFTGKSSVLEVTGRHEITATEDGSRLDNEFVVDGRVPGVERYFTRQLDDELDNLRREATRSIDAVSSGGAE from the coding sequence ATGACCGTACGGGTCGAGCGGACGATGCAGTTCGACGCTCCGCCGGAGGCGGTGTGGGCGTTCATCGCCGATCCGGCTAATCGGGCGCGCGCGATAAGCGTCGTCGAGAACTTCTCGGTCGATTCCGCCGACGACCGGCGGTGTACCTGGCAGGTGCGCCTCCCGATCCCCTTCCTGAACCGGACGACGACCGTCGAAACGCGTGACCTCGCCCGTGACCCGCCGCGATTCGTCGAGTTCACCGGCAAGTCGTCGGTGCTCGAGGTGACGGGTCGACACGAGATTACGGCGACCGAGGACGGCAGCCGCCTCGACAACGAGTTCGTCGTCGACGGGCGAGTGCCGGGCGTCGAACGGTACTTCACCAGACAGCTCGACGACGAACTCGACAACCTCCGGCGGGAGGCGACTCGCTCGATCGACGCCGTCTCGAGCGGTGGTGCCGAATGA